The Ralstonia pseudosolanacearum genome includes the window CCAGGCCGACATCGCCGCCAGCGGGATCGACGCGGACATCCGCGCATTTGTCGAGGCCGCGCACGCGCGGCAGGTCGTCTTCCTGCGCGAACTGGTGAAGGTGCCGTCGGACAATCCGTCCGGCGACTGCGCGCCACATGCCGCGCGCGCCAAGGCGCTGCTCGAAGCGCTCGGCCTCGCGGTCGAGGCGCATCCCGTGCCGCAAGACGAAGTGCGTGCGGCCGGCATGGTCAGCGCCACCAACCTGATCGTGCGGCACACCTTCGGCCGGGGCGGCCCGACCATCGCCCTGAACGCGCACGGCGACGTGGTGCCGCCGGGCCTGGGCTGGACGCACGACCCGTACGGCGGCGAGATCGTCGAGACCGAGCACGGCCCGACCATGTTCGGTCGCGGCGTGGCGGTCTCCAAGTCGGATTTCGCTACCTACACGTGGGCGCTGCTGGCGCTGATCGAAGCCGAGCGGCGCGGCGCCCGGCTCAACGGCACCGTCGAGCTGCACTTTACCTACGACGAAGAAACGGGCGGCCACATCGGCCCGAAATGGCTGCTGGACCACGGGCTGACCCGGCCCGACTACGCCATCTCGGCGGGGTTTGCCCATGGCATCACCTCGGCGCACAACGGCTGCCTGCACGCCGAGGTGACGGTGCGCGGCCGGCAGGCGCATGCCGCCATGCCGCACACCGGGCTCGATGCTATCGAGGCCGCCACGCACATCCTGCAGGCCGTCTACGCCTACCGCGCCGAACTGGCGACGCGGACGTCTGCCGTGCCGGGCATCGACCATGCGACGCTCAATGTCGGCCTGATCCAGGGCGGCATCAACACCAACGTCGTGCCGGATCGGGTCACGTTCCGCGTCGACCGGCGGATGATTCCGGAAGAGGCCGGGCGCGATGCCGAAGGCGAGCTGCGCGCCGTGATCGAACGCGCGGCGCACGAGCGGCCGGGGATCGCGGTGTCGGTCGAACGCATCCTGCTCGCCGAGCCGCTGGCCGAGCTGCCGGGCGTGCAGACGCTGATCGCGGCCCTGCGGCGGCAGGCGCTGGCGGTGTTCGGCGGCGACGTGCCGGTGCACGGCGTGCCGCTGTACACCGATGCGCGTCACTACACGGCGCGCGGCGTGCCCACCGTGCTGTACGGCGCCGGCCCCCGCACCCTGATCGAAGCCCGCGGCCACAACACCGACGAGAACCTCCGGCTGAGCGACCTGCGCGGCGCGACCGTGGTCGTGGGCTGCGCGGTCGGGGCGCTGCTGGGCGGCTGAGCGCACGGGGCCGGCGTTCAGGCCGGCCGCGTCGTTGTGCCGGCGTCCGCCACGGCTGTGCGCGACGCATACTGCTCCACGACGACGGCCACGGTGCCGGTGGTGCCCTCACCGCCTTGCACCGGGCCGATGTCGGCGCTGCCCGGGCTGGCGAGTTCGCCGCCGTTGCTGAGCACGTCCATGCCGAGTGCGCGCTCGCCCAGCCGCACGCGCTCCACGATCCACTCGCTGTGGCCGTTCGCATTCTTGCGCTCCGTCACGAACACGAGCACCGCCACTTCGGTCTGGCCGATCCGCCGCCGCTTCTTCGCATGCCGCGCCGGCGCGGGGTTGCCGTTGAGTTCCTGCAGCAGCTTGCGCACGGCGGCTTCCAGCAGGGCCAGGGTCGCATCGGTCGGTTGCACGATGACCGGGGCGGGCGCGGGGGCCTCGCTCGGCTCCCGGGCGGGCTCCGAGATGGCGTGGACGTCGATTCGTTTCATGTCGGGCGGATGAGTATGTGCGTGAGCGTGATGGCACGCGGACAGCGCGCGGGCCGGCAGTGAGCCGCGCCCCGCGCTGCCTTCACTACACGGCACCGCGCGGGGGAATACCCACCGCGCCGGCGAAGCGCGTTGTCCATCCGCGAAACCGCCTGTGCCGAACCACGAAACGCGCGCCAGCGCCGTGCGGGTAACATCCGTCACCGCACACCGCCGGGCGCCTTGCCCGTCAAGGCCGGATGGCGCCCGCACCCGTCCCGATCCATCCTGACCCTCCATCGAACATCCATGCGCATCTATCACAACCCCCGCTGCTCCAAGTCCCGCGCCGCGCTGGAGCGCGCCGAAGCCTTCGCCGACCAGGCCGGCGAGCCGCTCGATGTCATCGACTACCTGAAGACTCCGCCCACGCTGGCCGAGCTGAAGACGCTGGCGCAGCAACTCGACACGCCGGTCCGCGCGCTGGTACGGGAGAACGAAGACGAGTACGCCCAGCTCAACCTCGCCGATCCGTCGCTCTCCGACGAAGCGCTGCTCGCGGCCATCGTCGCTCATCCCAAGCTGCTGCAGCGCCCGGTGCTGGTACGCGGCGACCGCGCCATCATCGGCCGCACGCCCGAGGCGCTGGACGCCTTCCTGAAATAAGGCCCCGCCAAAGATGAACGGCCTGCCGGATTCCGCCGGACAGGCCGTTCAGGGGTGGCCATTCGCCTTGCGCGAGGGCCGGGGCTGCGTCCGTCAAGACGCGCACGGGCTCCGGATCATTCCAGGCCCATCCATCGGGCCAGTTCTGACCCGAATCCGATCGCCAGCATGGCAACCAGCACCACTGCCAGCGCCACCGCGGTCGAGACCGCCGTGACCTTCATGACTTCCGCATCGTCGCTTTCGTCGCCGCGGGCGCGGTGCAGAGGTGAGTGCGCGCGCGCGTCGAGCGGGATCGCCTTGGCGGAAGTCTTGCGATGCCAATGCAAGCGCTCCGTCATCGCCCGCAGATGGTGCGTATCTAACGCGTCACGGGAAAATCGCATCGCTGTTCCTCCCGCCGTTCGTGTGATGACCGACGCCGGTACGCACCGGCGTCGGAGTACGTGCGGCCCGATGACGATACGGCATGCAAATGACGTATGCGAGTGGCTTTGCATGTCGGCGCCTGCTGGCACAGTCGTCTGGTCGCCTCGCACAGCACCAGCGTAGAACGGGGTAGCGGCCGCCGCAAGTTGCGGTGCCGCATGGTGCGCACGTCACGCAGGGAAGACGCTGGTGCCGCGCTGCTCTTGGGTTTGCGGGTGATGCGTGCGGCGCTCAGTCTTGCGAGGGCTGCGCGGCGGCCTTCTGCGCGGCCTGCTCCGTTTCGCGGCGGCGCAGCTCGGCCAGCATGTTGCAGAAGAGCGCGCCTTGCTCCTTCGCATCGTCCAGCGCGATATGCGTGTGCGGCAGCGGATCGTGCCACTGCGCGGGAAAAGCCGCCTTGACGTTGCGCCGGTACGGCAGGCCGGTCAGCGCGAAGGCCAGCGTCTTGATGTCGAGCGCCGCCCAGCCGAACGGCGAGCGGCCGGCAAACCGCATCATGTACCAGAACATGAAGGTGAAATCGAAGCCCGCCGGAAAAGCCACGAAGACCGGCTTGCCGGGCAGGCTCTCGACCCATTCCACGTAGCGCGGCAGCGCCGCCTCGGGCGCCTCCAGGTCGCGCCGGCAGGCGGCCCACGCCTCGGGCTGCTGCGCCCACCACTGCATCTGGATCGGATGCCCTTCGGCGCCCGGCAGCGTCTCGAGGTTGGCCTCGAAGGTGCCCACCAGCGTCTTGTCTGCAAGGTAGGCCGCGCTGGCGAAGCTCAGCATCGAATGCGGTCCGGGGATCGGCCCGTCGGCCTCGATGTCGGTGCTGACGTAGATTTCCGGCCGGGTATCGGGCGCTTGGTTGCCGCGCTTGCGGCGGGGCTTGTCGACCGGGGCGGCGTTTGTGGAGATGTCGTCGCTCATGCGGTGCCCTCATCGGCGAACAGGCGGTCGGCGACGTACGGATTGGTCGCGCGCTCGTCGCCGAAGGTGGAAACGGGGCCATGGCCCGGCACGAAGGTCACATCGTCGCCGAGCGGCCACAGCTTGGTGCGGATCGAGCGGATCAGGTCCGCATGGTTGCCGCGCGGAAAATCCGTGCGGCCGATCGAGCCCGCGAACAGCACGTCGCCGACGATGGCGATGCGGTCCGGCCGGCTGAAGAAGACCACGTGGCCCGGCGTGTGGCCGGGGCAGTGGAACACTTCGAGCGTGCGGCCGGCGGCTTCGACCGTGTCGCCGTCGTCCAGCCAGCGGTCGGGCACGAAGGCGCGGGTGGGCGGGAAGCCGAAGCGCTGGCTTTGCGTCGGCAGCTGGTCGATCCAGAACGCCTCGTCCCTGTGCGGCCCTTCGATGGGCACGCCGAGCTGGGTGCGCAGGGCGTCGGCGGCGGCACAGTGGTCTACGTGGCCGTGCGTGAGCAGGATCTTTTCGATGCGGGCGCCTTGCTGGCGGGCCGCGCTCAGGATGCGGTCGATGTCGCCGCCGGGGTCGGTGACGGCGGCGCGCCCATCGTCGCCGATCAGCAGCGTGCAGTTCTGTTCAAACGGCGTAACCGGGACGACGACGACTTTCATGTGGTTTTTTGTGCACATCGGTGCAATAAGGGAACAGGCCGATTGTATCGGCCCCAGCCCGCGCCGGCACTGGGCTGGCGGGCCGTCGGCGCGACTTCGGGAAACACTTTTGCAAAGTTGATGCAAGATGCCTGCGTGATCGCAGCGAATTGATAGGAAATGTAAATAGACGGGCGCAAACAGCGTGATAGACTCGCGCCCATGCTCAAGCTCACCCATCTGCTCCCCAGCCCTTCAGCCGGCCGCACGCTGCGTGCCTGGCTGCTGCACGGCGCCACCCTGGTGGTGCTGGCGGGCTGTGCCGCCGTACCGGGCGAGCCGCCGGCCACGGCCACGAACGCACCCGCGCACCCGGCCGATACGCGCGACAACCCCGATGCCTGGGGCACGCTGGCCTTCCGCGGCGTGCCGGAATCCAGCAGCCTGCAGATGGCGCCCGCCGATACCGAGCCGGGCCTGCGCGCCGACCTCGGCACGTTCGAGCAGCGCGGCCTCGCGTCCTGGTACGGCCGCGGCTTCCACGGCCGGCGCACCGCCAGCGGTGAGCGCTTCGACATGAACGCCTTCACCGTCGCGCATCCGTCGCTGCCGCTGTCGAGCTGGGTGCTGGTGCGCAACCTGTCCAACGACCGCGTCGTCGTCGCCAAGGTGACCGACCGCGGGCCGTATCACGGCAAGCGCATCATCGATCTGTCCTACGCCGCCGCCAAGCGGCTCGATTTCGTCCGGCGCGGCTCGACCCAGGTGGAAATCCGCCGCCTGTCGCGCGCCGAGGTCGAGGCGCTGCGCCCCGAGCTGACGCAGACCGACGTCGCCAGCAACAACGGCGACGCCGACATGGGCGCCGACGAACCCGCGCCGCCGCGCAAGAAGGCGGTCAAGCGCCGGGCCCGCGCGCGCCGCTAATCCCGTCCGTCGTTCTTCAGCGCCAGCGCGCTCTGGTACAGCGCGTCGACCGGCGCGCCGGTGATCGCCCCGGCCAGCTTGGCCGCGCGCTTGGCCGGCAGCTCGGCCAGCAGCAGGCGCAGTACCTGGTCCGCGGCCAGCGCGGTGGGCGCCGCCTCCTGCGCGCCCGCACCTTCCACCACCAATACAAACTCCCCTTTGCCGTGCAAGGCGTCGGCGGCCAGCCAGGCGGGCGCCTCGGCGGCCGGCAGCACAACGATCTGCTCGAACAGCTTGGTCAGCTCGCGGCCGATCAGCAGGCGCCGCGCGGGCAGGTGCGCCGCCAGCGCCGCCAGCGTAGCGTCGATGCGATGCGGCGCCTCGTACAGGACCCAGGCCGGCCCGTGCGCGGCCCACTGGCGGATGGCCGTATCGCGCTGGCCCGCCTTGGGCGGCAGAAAGCCGACGAAGGTGAACTGGCCGGCGGAGGTCTCCAGCAGCGCGCCCGCCGCGGACAGCGCCGTCACCACCGCGCTCGCGCCCGGCAGCGGAATCACGCGCTGCCCGGCCGCGCGCACGGCCTCGACAATGCGCGCACCCGGGTCCGACACGCCCGGCGTGCCGGCGTCCGACACGTAGGCGATGCGCTCGCCGCGCGCCAGGCGCTCCACGATGCGGACGGCCGCCTCGCGCTCGTTGTGCTCGTGCGCCGCCAGCAGCGGCCGCGACAGGCCCAGGCGATGCAGCAGCTGGCCGGTGTTGCGCGTGTCTTCGCAGGCCACCGCATCGGCCAGGCCGAGCACGTGCCGCGCGCGCAGCGACACGTCGGCGGCGTTCCCGATGGGGGTGGCCACCACATATAATGCGCCGGCGGGATAGTGCTGGTCATGCGCCAGCAGGGTCCAGTCAGGATCACTCACGAGAACTTCTCTTGGTCAGTCGATTCAAACCGCAGATGCACGCGCCGCAGCCCGCGCCTTCGCCGCCCGGCGCCGCCGCGACGGGCGAGGCCGCCGAAGACCGCGCGCTGCGCTACCTGCAGGCGCGGGGGCTGTCGGCCATTGCCCGCAATTATCGCTGCAAGACCGGCGAAATCGATCTGGTGATGCGCGACGCGGCCGGTACGCTGGTGTTCGTCGAGGTGCGCGCCCGCGTGGCACGGTCGGCGCAGCGCTTCGGCGGCGCGGCCGCCAGCGTGACGCCCGCCAAGCAGCGCCGGCTGATCGCCGCGGCCGAAGATTTCCTCGCCGGCCATCCCGGCGAGGCGCCGGCCTGCCGCTTCGATGTCATCGCCATCGACGGCACGCGCATTGAATGGATGCGCGATGCCTTCGGTGTCGAAGCCTGAGCTGGACCCGATTCACCCGATTCCTCCAACCCTTCCGGACTCCACAAGGACAGCATGAAACTCCCGTTGCCCACGTCTGCCCGTCTCAAGCGCACCGTCGTGCTGGCCGCCCTGGCCAGCATCACCGCCACGCAGCTGACGGCGTGCTTCCCGCTGTTTGCCGGTGCCGTGGCCGGCGGTGTGGCGCTGGCCACCGACCGCCGCCCGACCGCCACGCAGACCATCGACCGCGGCCTGCAGATGGAGGCCGAGAACTCCCTGATCGCGCGCTACAGCGGCCTGGCGCACGTGAACGTGACGGTCTACAACCGCAAGGTGCTGCTGACCGGCGAGGCTCGCGACGAGCAGGTCAAGCAGCAGATCGGCCAGTACGCGCAGAAGCTGGAGAACGCCCGCGAGGTGGTCAACGAGATGACCATCGGCGAGTTCAGCTCGTTCGGCTCGCGCACCAACGACACCTACCTGACCACCAAGGTGAAGGCCGCCCTGGCCGGCACCGAGGGGCTGCCCTGGAACTCGATCAAGGTGACCACCGAGGCGCAGGCCACCTACCTGATGGGCGTGGTGACCGAACCCGAGGGCGAGCACGCCACCGAGGTTGCGCGCACGGTGGGCGGCGTGGGCAAGGTGGTCAAGGTGTTCGACTACGTTAGCGAAGACGAGCGCAAGCGCCTGGACGCGAACGCCTCGTCGACCAACCCGTCGACCCCATCCGGGGCATCGCAAACCACGCCGGCGCCGGAAGGCACGCCGACCGCCACGCAGGCGCCGGCACCGGTGACCTCCGCCTCGCCCGGCCAGCCCGGCGCGGGCGCGACCGTGTCGCCGACCACGCTGCCGGCGCTGCCGCCGGGCCGGCAGTTGCCGTAAGCAGCATCGCTCCACAGAAAACGCAGCCGCCGCGCTGCGTTTTTTGTTGCATTGTGTGCCGCGCGGCATGCCGCGCACCGCCGCGTGTTAGCGTATGCCGCATCCGTGACTTCGCTCGCCTGTCATGCCTGTCGCCCACCGACTTGCCGCCGCGGCCTCGCTCGCGGTGCTGTCCGCGGCTCCGTCCGTGGCGCATGCCGCCGATGCCCCGCCGTCCAATGCGCAGGTCCGCACCTGGGCGGCGTCCTGTGCCAGCTGCCATCATGCCGATACCGCGCCGGGCGCCACGGGAAGCGCGCCAACGCTGCCCCCGCTGTCCGGCCGCCCGCAGGCCGAACTGATCGGCACGCTGCAGGCCCTCCGCGCCGGCACGCGGCCTTCCACGGTGATGGGCCAGCTGATGCGCGGCTACGACGATGCGCAGATCGCCGCCATTGCCGGCTGGCTGTCGCGCCAGCCGAAGGGCACACCATGAGCGGCTCCGGCTTTCGCAAGGACCGGCGCGCTGCGCTGCGCGCCATCGGGGCGACCGCGCTGGCCGGACCGCTGGCGGCCTGCGCCTCGCTGCCGGGCATGCGCAATGCGCGGGTGGTGGTGGTCGGCGGCGGATACGGCGGGGCGACGGCGGCCAAATACGTGCGCGTGTTCTCCGGCGGGCGCGTCGACGTGACGCTAGTCGAACCCAACGCGGCCTTCGTGTCGTGCCCGCTGTCCAACCTGGTGCTGTCGGGCGACCGCGATCTCGCCTCGCTGATGGTGCCGTACGACGCGCTGGTCGCGCGCCACGGCGTGCGCTGGGTACGCGACCGCGCCGCGGCCATCGACATCGGCGCCCAGCAGGTGCGCCTGGCCGGCGGCGGCACGCTGGATTACGATCGGCTGATCCTGTCGCCGGGCATCGACTTCGTGCCGGGCGCGATCCCCGGCCTGGCCGACACCGCCACCGCCGCGCGGGCGCCGCACGCATGGAAGGCCGGCGCCCAGACGCTAGCGCTGCGCCACCGGCTCGAGGCCATGCCCAACGGCGGCGTGGTGGCGATCAGCATCCCGCTCGCGCCATACCGCTGCCCGCCGGCGCCCTACGAGCGCGCCTGCCTGATCGCCCACTGGCTGCAACGCGCCCGGCCCGCGTCGCGCGTGCTGATCCTCGATGCCAACGACGACGTGACCTCCAAGGGCGCACTGTTCAAACGCGTATGGGCGCAGCGCTACCCCGACCACATCGAATACCGGCCGCAATACAACGCCGTGGATATCGATGCGGCCGGCCGCGTGCTCAAGTTCGATGTGCAGGACGACGTCGAGGCCGACGTCGTCAACCTGATCCCGCCGCAGCGGGCCGGGGCGATCGCCGTTGCCGCCGGGCTGGCGACCGCCAACGGGCGCTGGTGCGAGGTCGATTTCCTGACCTTCGAATCGAAGGTGGCGCCAGGCGTGCACGTGATCGGCGATGCCATCCAGACCGCGCCGCTGATGCCCAAGTCGGGCCACATGGCCAACCAGCATGGCAAGGTGGCCGCCGCCGCGGTGGTGGCGCTGCTGGCCGGCCGCGCGCCCGATCCGTCGCCGCTGTATGCCAACACCTGCTACAGCTTCACCTCGCCCGACGAGGCGATGCACGTCGCGACCGTCCACCGTTACGACGCCGCCGAACGCACCATGGTGACCGTGCCGGGCGCGGGCGGACTGTCGGATGCGCCCTCGGTGGCGGAAGGCAATCTGGCGCAGGGCTGGAGCCGCGCGATCTGGTCGGACATGCTGGGCTGAGCGGCAGCGGGCAGGGCGGCATGAACAATGCGCAAGAATGGGCAAGCCGCCATACCGGCAGGCGCCTAAAGTGCCACATGAGGCCGCTTGGACGGCCGTTCTCTTCCGGATGCGCCCATGTCCCCCAAGGATCTGCTGCTGGCCCTCACCGTCGTGCTGGTGTGGGGCGTCAACTTCGTCGTCATCAAGGTCGGCCTGCACGGCGTGCCGCCGATGCTGCTCGGTGCGCTGCGCTTCGCGCTGGTGGCCTTCCCGGCCATCCTGTTCGTGCCGCGCCCGAAGATCGCGCTGAAGTGGCTGCTTGCTTACGGTGCCACCATCAGTTTCGGCCAGTTCGCCTTCCTGTTCTCGGCCATGTACGTGGGCATGCCGGCGGGGCTGGCGTCCCTGGTGCTGCAGTCGCAGGCGTTCTTTACGCTGACGATCGCGGCGGTCGTGCTGCGCGAGCCCATCCGCTGGTTCCACCTGGCCGGCATGGCGGTGGCGGCCTGCGGGCTGGCCATGATCGGCGTGGCCGGCACGAGCGGCGCCGGGGCCGCGACCGGCATGACCACCGCCGGCTTCCTGCTGACGCTGTGCGCGGCGTTCTCGTGGTCGAGCGGCAACATCGTCACCAAGCGCATCGGGCCGGTCAATGTGGTCAGCCTGGTGGTGTGGGGCGCGCTGATCCCGCCGGTGCCATTCTTCCTGCTGTCGTACTGGATGGAGGGGCCGCAGCAGATCGCGCACAGCCTGGCCAACCTCGGCGGGACGAGCATCGGCGCGATCGCCTACCTGGCGTTCGGCGCCACCCTCTTCGGCTACAGCCTGTGGAGCCGGCTGCTGGCGCGCTACGCCGCCAGCCAGGTCGTGCCGCTGACGCTGCTGGTGCCGGTGGTGGGGCTCGTGTCTGCGGCGCTGCTGCTGGGCGAGCGGCTGGTGCCGGCCCAATGGCTGGGCGGCGCGGTCGTGATGGCGGGGCTGCTGCTGAACGTGTTCGGCGGGCGGCTGGCAGCGCGGCTGGCGCTGGTCTGATCCGCCGGCCGGGGCATCCGGAACGCCCGCGCCGCGCCGGTTCCGGGCGTTGTGTCGCCCGCATGGCCGGCACCGGCCGATGCCGGGATTCGGGCACAATATCGGCCTCACCGCCGCCCGCGCATCGATGCGGGCCGCCCCACCCACCGGAGACCACATGAAGTTCGCCGCATCGCTCGCCGCCGGCGCCGTGCTGGCCGGCTTGGCGCTGTCCGCCGCGCCTGCGCAGGCCGCCATCGACGCCGCCCGCGCCCAGGCCATCGCCGGCCAGAATGCCTGCCTCGGCTGCCACGCCGTCGACCGCAAGCTGGTCGGCCCGTCCTATCAGGATGTCGCCGCCAAGTACAAGGGCGATGCCGGCGCCCAGGCCAAGCTCGTGCAGAAGGTGCGCCAGGGCGGCCTGGGTGTCTGGGGGCAGATCCCGATGCCGGCCAACCCGAAGATCAGCGATGCTGACCTGAAGACCGTGATCGACTGGGTGCTGGCAGGCGCCCCGACCAAGTGAAAGCGAAGATGCGCGCGATGCAAGACCAAGCGACCGACCCCATCAACCCGACCCGCCGCGACGTGCTGCGCGCGGGCGCCATGATGGCGCTGCTGGTCTCCGCCGGCTTTGCCACCCCGGCGCAGGCCGCCGAATGGAACAAGAGCGCATTCGACGCCAGGGGCGTGGGCGACGTGCTCAAGAGCCTGGGCGGCGGCGCCGTCGACAAGGGCGGCGCGGGCATCCAGTTCAACGCCCCGGACATCGCCGAGAACGGCGCGGTGGTGCCGCTGGTGGTGACCAGCTCGCTGCCGGGCACGGACCTGATCGCCATCCTGGTCGAGAAGAACCCGAACACGCTGGCCGCCACCTTCGCCATCCCCGCCGGCACCGAACCGTACGTCAACACGCGCGTGAAGATGGGACAGACCTCGATGGTCTACGCGGCGGTGCGCGCGGGCGGCAAGTGGATGCTGGCGAGCAAGGAAGTCAAAGTGACATTGGGCGGCTGCGGCGGCTGAGGACACAGGAGAGCACACCATGGCAGACCCGATGCGCATCCGCGCCACGGAAAACGGCGGCCTGACCGACGTGAAGATCCTGATGAAGCACGACATGGAAACCGGCCAGCGCAAGGACGCCGCCGGCAAGGTGGTGCCGGCCTGGCACATTACCAACGTGATGGTGCAGCACAACGGCAAGACCGTGCTCGACGCGCAGTTCGGCCCGGCCGTGTCGAAGGATCCGTTCCTCAACCTCAAGTTCAAGGGCGCCGCCAAGGGCGACAAGGTGAGCGTCACCTGGGTCGACAACCATGGCGACAAGCGTACCGACGAAGCCGCCATCCAATAAGGAGGCTCCCATGCGACGCAGTTTCTTCCGCCTGACCGCCGCGCTGGCCGCGCTGGGCGTGGCCGGCAAGGCATCGGCGCAGGCCGCCGGGCAGGCGCGCGGCGCTGCGGGCGGGCGCTACAAGGTGGTCTACCAGATCAGCGAGGGCACCGAGCAGGCGGTGCGCGCCATCGGCAACCTGCGCAATCACCTCAACGGCGCGCCCGGCACGCGCATCGTGGTGGTGGCGCTGGGGCGGGGCATCGACTTCCTGGTCGAAGGCGCCAAGGACGACAAGGGCCGCCCCTTCGACGCGCCGGTCGCCGCGCTCGCCAGCATGGGCGTGGAATTCCGCGTGTGCCACAACTCGCTGGCCGCCTTCAAGGTGCCCGAGGACAAGCTGCTGCTGGAGGCCAAGGTGGTGCCGGCCGGCGTGGTGGAGGTCACCCGCCTGCAGCAGGACGAAGGCTTTGCCTATCTCAAGCCGTAGGCGGCACACGGAGGAGGGCACGTGAAACGAACGCTCGGGATCGTCGCGCTGGCCGCGGGCATGGCCCTGACGGCGCAGGCGCAGGACGACAGCAAAGACAGTACCGCCGCCAGCATCGCCCAGTACCGGCAGATGCTGGCCGACGGCAATCCCGCCGAGCTGTGGGAAGCCGCCGGGGAAGAACTCTGGAAGAAGCCCGCCGGGCCCAAGCACGCCTCGCTGGAAGCCTGCGACCTGGGCCTCGGGCCGGGCGTGGTGAAGGGGACGTACGCCCAGTTGCCGCGCTACTTCAAGGACACCGGCCGCGTGATGGACGTCGAGCAGCGGCTGATGCACTGCCGCATGACGCTGCAGGGCCTGACGAAGGATGAGGCCTCGGCCAATCCGTTCTCGTCGCCCGGCAAGCCGTCGGAGATCGAGCGGCTGGTGGCGTACATCACCTCGGAATCGCGCGGCGCGGCCGTCGACATCCCGCTCGCGCATGCGCAAGAGCAACACGCCTACGAACTGGGCCGCCGCATGTTCTTCTACCGCGCGGGCGCCTATGACTTCGCCTGCGCCACCTGCCACGCACAGCCCGGCCTGCGCATCCGCCTGCAGGAACTGCCCGATCTGCTGACCGCCGACGGCGCGCGCGCAGCCTACACGACGTGGCCCGGCTATCGCGTCTCGCAAGGCGAGGTGCGCACCATGCAGCACCGCCTGTACGACTGCCTGCGCCAGCAGCGCTTTCCCGAACCGCTCTACGGCGCCGAGGTGATCACGGCGCTCGAGCTGTTCCTCGCCCGCAACGCCAACGGCGGCAAGATGGACGCGCCGTCGATCAAACGATGAGGCCGCGCATGTTCCGATCGACCCTCATCCTCGTGCTGGCCTGCGTGGCCGGCACCGCGCACGCGGCGGATGCCACCGTTGCCCCGCCCAAGCCCGACGCGCGCGCCGATGCCGCACTCGCCGGGGCGATCCGCGACGGCTTCGTCTCCAAGGGCCCGGCCACGGTGGAAGGCGTGACCGAGCGCGACGACGTGCAGAAGACCTGCAGCCAGTACGCCGACCGCAACGCCGTGCCCGCCGAGGTAGCCGCCCGGTTGCAAGACGCCCAGCTCAAGACCATCCGCTACCCGCAGGACGGCAAGTGGCTCGGCGACTGGAAGGCCGGCGAGCAGATCGCCCAGAGCGGTCGCGGCATGCAGTTCTCCGATCCGGCCGGTACCGTCAACGGCGCCAACTGCTATGCCTGCCACCGGCTGTCGAAAGACGAAGTGTCGTACGGCACCATCGGCCCGTCGCTGTACCAGTACGGCAAGCTGCGCGGCGATTCGGAGGCGATCCTGCGCTACACCTGGGGCAAGATCTACAACTCCAACGCCTACGCGGCGTGCTCCAGCATGCCGCGCTTCGGGCACAAGGGCATCCTGACCGAGCAGCAGATCCGCGATGTGATGGCGCTGCTGCTCGACCCGGCCTCGCCGGTCAACCAGTAGGGGCGACCATGCGGACGGTGCGGCGGATCCGGGGTTGGCTGGCGGCCGCGCTGGTGCCGATGGCGCTGGCGGCCGGCGCCGCGCATGCCGTGGAGGTGGGCGACACCGTCACGCTGCCCGACCTCCAACTGCTCGACGGCACCCGCGTACCGGGCGCATCGTGGCGCGGGCATCCGCTCGTCATCGCGACCTGGGCATCGTGGTGCCCATACTGCGCGCTGCAGAACCCGAGCCTGCAGAAGCTCTACGACGCCACGCGCGGCACCGGCCTGCGCCTGCTCACCATCAGCATCGACGCCAACCCGCAGCTGGCCGGTGACTACATCGCCAAGCGCGGCTTCACCTTCCCGGTGACGA containing:
- the soxY gene encoding thiosulfate oxidation carrier protein SoxY codes for the protein MRAMQDQATDPINPTRRDVLRAGAMMALLVSAGFATPAQAAEWNKSAFDARGVGDVLKSLGGGAVDKGGAGIQFNAPDIAENGAVVPLVVTSSLPGTDLIAILVEKNPNTLAATFAIPAGTEPYVNTRVKMGQTSMVYAAVRAGGKWMLASKEVKVTLGGCGG
- the soxZ gene encoding thiosulfate oxidation carrier complex protein SoxZ, with product MADPMRIRATENGGLTDVKILMKHDMETGQRKDAAGKVVPAWHITNVMVQHNGKTVLDAQFGPAVSKDPFLNLKFKGAAKGDKVSVTWVDNHGDKRTDEAAIQ
- a CDS encoding DsrE family protein, which codes for MRRSFFRLTAALAALGVAGKASAQAAGQARGAAGGRYKVVYQISEGTEQAVRAIGNLRNHLNGAPGTRIVVVALGRGIDFLVEGAKDDKGRPFDAPVAALASMGVEFRVCHNSLAAFKVPEDKLLLEAKVVPAGVVEVTRLQQDEGFAYLKP
- the soxA gene encoding sulfur oxidation c-type cytochrome SoxA translates to MKRTLGIVALAAGMALTAQAQDDSKDSTAASIAQYRQMLADGNPAELWEAAGEELWKKPAGPKHASLEACDLGLGPGVVKGTYAQLPRYFKDTGRVMDVEQRLMHCRMTLQGLTKDEASANPFSSPGKPSEIERLVAYITSESRGAAVDIPLAHAQEQHAYELGRRMFFYRAGAYDFACATCHAQPGLRIRLQELPDLLTADGARAAYTTWPGYRVSQGEVRTMQHRLYDCLRQQRFPEPLYGAEVITALELFLARNANGGKMDAPSIKR
- the soxX gene encoding sulfur oxidation c-type cytochrome SoxX produces the protein MRPRMFRSTLILVLACVAGTAHAADATVAPPKPDARADAALAGAIRDGFVSKGPATVEGVTERDDVQKTCSQYADRNAVPAEVAARLQDAQLKTIRYPQDGKWLGDWKAGEQIAQSGRGMQFSDPAGTVNGANCYACHRLSKDEVSYGTIGPSLYQYGKLRGDSEAILRYTWGKIYNSNAYAACSSMPRFGHKGILTEQQIRDVMALLLDPASPVNQ
- a CDS encoding TlpA family protein disulfide reductase, with amino-acid sequence MRTVRRIRGWLAAALVPMALAAGAAHAVEVGDTVTLPDLQLLDGTRVPGASWRGHPLVIATWASWCPYCALQNPSLQKLYDATRGTGLRLLTISIDANPQLAGDYIAKRGFTFPVTMESDALCAATGPRKGLPELLVLDADGRVVQKASGEMLEDDIADLARYAHGTQAPAR